The Papaver somniferum cultivar HN1 chromosome 3, ASM357369v1, whole genome shotgun sequence genome includes a region encoding these proteins:
- the LOC113358674 gene encoding probable protein phosphatase 2C 44 has protein sequence MFGTSMDTSSSSSSTTTNRKKKSDFFNIIKTGKFLRSSSSSGDTGKGRSKSSSSRVAHGFHLVEGKAGHDMEDYHVAEYKTKKNRELGLFAIFDGHLGDRVPSYLKENLFKNILDEPNFWNDPEAAIKSAYSSTDKFILENASRLGPGGSTAVTAIVIDGKDLWVANIGDSRAVLCERGCANQLSVDHEPHTERKRIEKQGGFVITLPGDVPRVNGQLAVARAFGDQNLKAHLSSEPDIRHVPIDPTIEFVILASDGLWKVMNNQEAVELVKSVKDPQVAAKKLTMEALERKSKDDISCIVIRFGG, from the exons ATGTTTGGGACTTCCATGGatacctcatcatcatcatcttccaccaccaccaacaggaAGAAGAAGTCTGACTTCTTTAACATCATCAAG ACTGGGAAATTTCTTAGATCATCCTCGTCTTCGGGGGATACCGGGAAAGGGCGGAGCAAGTCATCCAGTAGCAGAGTAGCTCATGGGTTCCACTTAGTGGAAGGTAAAGCAGGTCATGACATGGAGGACTACCATGTTGcagaatacaaaactaaaaagaaCCGTGAGCTTGGGCTGTTTGCTATCTTTGATGGACACCTTGGTGACCGTGTGCCTAGTTATTTGAAAGAAAACCTCTTCAAAAACATACTTGATGAG CCAAACTTCTGGAATGACCCTGAGGCGGCGATAAAAAGTGCATACAGTTCCACAGATAAATTCATTCTCGAAAACGCCTCAAGATTGGGTCCAGGTGGCTCAACAGCAGTTACTGCAATTGTTATTGATGGTAAAGACTTGTGGGTGGCGAACATAGGCGATTCGCGGGCAGTATTATGTGAGAGGGGTTGTGCTAATCAGCTGAGTGTGGACCATGAACCACACACTGAACGTAAAAGAATCGAGAAGCAGGGTGGCTTCGTGATTACTCTGCCTG GAGATGTGCCCCGTGTTAATGGCCAACTTGCAGTTGCGCGTGCATTTGGTGATCAAAACCTCAAGGCACACTTAAGTTCAGAGCCGGATATCAGGCATGTGCCAATAGATCCCACTATTGAGTTTGTTATATTAGCAAGCGATGGCTTATGGAAG GTTATGAACAATCAAGAGGCTGTTGAATTAGTGAAATCAGTAAAAGACCCACAAGTGGCAGCAAAAAAGTTGACAATGGAAGCGTTGGAAAGGAAGAGTAAAGATGACATATCGTGTATAGTCATCCGTTTTGGAGGCTGA
- the LOC113358673 gene encoding uncharacterized protein LOC113358673, whose product MLPPSSPSSSLSASEFLGFSVFSSANANTSSTRISTCRRTHRGLNLQLPPPTTTTRCCDNSKVEVVVAEEKTKSKKKKKISISSNTDTTTIVKPEESSPSSSVDDDNNNNPLINLDDVNPVGLGRKSRQIFDEVWRKFSGLGQFSRTVPDENLDTVLVREVPMCEFSVPGAQNTKVLVVGATSRIGRIVVRKLMLRGYSVKALVRRADQEVIDMLPRSVEIVIGDVGESSTINAAMEGCNKIIYCATARSTITGDLNRVDYQGVYNVSKAFQDYNNKLAQLRAGKSSKSKLLIAKFKSEESLNGWEVRQGTYFQDMIATKYDGGLDASFDFTETGNAVFSGYVFTRGGYVELSKKLSLPLGSTLDRYDGLILSVGGNGRSFILILEAGPSADTSQSKIYFARMSTKVGFCRVRVPFTSFRAVNPEDPPLDPFLVHTLTIRFEPRKQRPIEGLAGGKQDLRSFNLIIEYIKALPTGEETDFILVSCTGLGIEPGRREQVLKAKKAGEDSLRRSGLGYTIVRPGPLQEEPGGQRALIFDQGNRISQGISCADVADICVKALHDSTARNKSFDVCYEYMAEQGNELYELVAHLPDKANNYLTPALSALEKNT is encoded by the exons ATGTTGCCGCCGTCTTCTCCTTCGTCTTCGTTATCTGCATCGGAATTTCTCGGATTTTCTGTGTTCAGCAGTGCTAATGCAAATACATCATCAACAAGAATATCGACATGTCGACGAACTCACCGCGGCTTGAATCTCCaattaccaccaccaacaacaacaacaagatgcTGTGACAACAGTAAGGTTGAGGTTGTAGTGGCGGAGGAGAAGactaaaagtaaaaagaaaaaaaagattagcATCAGCAGTAATACTGATACTACTACTATTGTCAAACCGGAAGAGTCTTCGCCGTCGTCATCAGTTGATGATGATAACAATAATAATCCATTGATAAATCTTGATGATGTTAACCCAGTGGGTCTTGGTCGTAAATCTCGTCAGATCTTTGATGAGGTTTGGAGAAAGTTCTCGGGTTTGGGTCAATTCTCAAGAACCGTACCGGATGAAAATCTTGACACTGTGCTTGTTAGAGAGGTTCCTATGTGTGAATTCTCTGTTCCTGGTGCACAGAATACAAAGGTGCTTGTCGTTGGTGCCACTAGCCGTATCGGTCGGATCGTTGTCCGTAAACTCATGCTCAGAGGCTACAGTGTCAAG GCTCTAGTGCGAAGAGCGGATCAAGAAGTCATAGACATGCTTCCGAGGTCCGTAGAAATTGTTATTGGGGATGTAGGAGAATCTTCAACCATCAATGCTGcaatggaaggttgcaacaagATCATATATTGCGCCACTGCTCGTTCGACTATCACTGGAGATCTAAATAGAGTTGACTATCAAGGAGTCTACAATGTCTCCAAAGCCTTTCAG GATTACAACAATAAACTAGCGCAGCTACGAGCTGGAAAGAGCAGTAAAAGCAAGCTCTTGATTGCTAAGTTCAAATCAGAAGAATCGTTAAATGGGTGGGAAGTTAGACAAGGAACATACTTCCAAGATATGATTGCAACCAAATATGACGGAGGACTGGATGCCTCGTTTGACTTCACAGAGACAGGAAATGCTGTTTTTTCAG GGTATGTGTTTACAAGAGGGGGATATGTGGAACTGTCGAAAAAGCTTTCACTTCCATTGGGTAGTACTCTTGACAG GTATGATGGTTTGATTCTCTCAGTTGGTGGAAATGGAAGatcatttattttgattcttgaaGCTGGTCCTTCAGCAGATACATCTCAGAGTAAAATTTACTTTGCCCGAATGAGCACAAAAGTAGGCTTTTGCAGG GTCAGGGTACCGTTTACATCTTTCCGAGCAGTGAATCCGGAGGATCCACCTTTGGACCCATTCCTTGTACATACTTTAACCATACGTTTTGAACCAAGAAAACAG AGGCCTATAGAAGGACTTGCAGGAGGCAAACAAGACCTAAGAAGCTTCAACTTGATAATTGAATACATTAAGGCATTGCCT ACTGGGGAAGAAACAGATTTTATTCTGGTTTCATGTACAGGACTAGGCATTGAGCCTGGCAGACGGGAGCAAGTTCTTAAAGCAAAGAAG GCCGGAGAGGATTCGTTAAGAAGATCTGGCCTTGGGTACACAATTGTACGCCCTGGTCCTTTGCAG GAAGAACCTGGGGGCCAACGTGCGCTTATCTTTGATCAAGGAAATCGGATTTCTCAG GGAATAAGCTGCGCAGATGTGGCTGATATTTGTGTGAAGGCATTGCACGACTCAACAGCAAGAAATAAGAGCTTTGAT GTTTGCTATGAATACATGGCGGAGCAAGGAAACGAACTCTATGAGCTG GTGGCACATTTGCCTGATAAAGCCAATAACTATTTGACACCGGCCTTGTCGGCTCTTGAGAAGAACACCTGA
- the LOC113360663 gene encoding uncharacterized protein LOC113360663, which yields MKSFQALYGYLPPHFAFPFHSTTIVASFQEYLQERDHMLQLLKEDLLKAQDMMKFYADNSRCDRSFNLDDWVFLKLEPYMQSSVALRQNLKLSARYYGPFEVLQKVGTVAYRLKLPIGSRIHLVFHVSQLKKQIGQHLAPSNSLPLVDTSGAFIVLPVVVLAHRERSRGVIEVQQVLIQWSNSQHEDATWEDISLIRAQFPEFILEDKDV from the coding sequence ATGAAATCATTCCAAGCCTTGTATGGTTATCTCCCTCCACATTTTGCTTTCCCTTTCCATTCTACTACAATAGTGGCTTCATTTCAGGAGTACTTGCAAGAGAGAGACCACATGTTACAACTACTCAAAGAAGACCTACTCAAGGCTCAAGACATGATGAAGTTTTATGCTGATAACTCTAGATGTGACAGATCTTTTAATCTGGATGACTGGGTGTTTCTGAAATTAGAACCATACATGCAATCATCTGTAGCACTCAGACAGAACCTTAAACTCTCAGCCAGATATTATGGCCCCTTTGAGGTCCTACAAAAGGTTGGTACTGTTGCTTACAGGTTAAAGCTACCCATTGGGTCCAGAATACATCTAGTGTTTCATGTATCTCAACTAAAGAAGCAGATTGGTCAACATTTGGCTCCTTCTAATTCTCTTCCTTTGGTGGATACTTCTGGAGCTTTCATTGTTCTGCCTGTTGTTGTTCTAGCCCATAGAGAAAGATCAAGAGGCGTCATTGAAGTTCAACAAGTTCTTATCCAATGGTCCAATTCACAGCATGAAGATGCAACATGGGAGGACATCTCACTCATCCGTGCTCAATTTCCTGagtttatccttgaggacaaggatgtttag